DNA from Evansella sp. LMS18:
GCTAACATCCCGATTGGTTCAACTAACAATCAGTGGGGGAGGAATAAAACCCCCACTGATTAAAGGTTCACTTTATGCTATTAAATCTGCCAGTCACACTGCAGAGTCTCATCTCCAAAATAAACATTATACATTTTTTGTGCTTCTTCTTCGGTAGTGAAAATGGCACTGTCGTCTGTTAAAGGGAAGTATTCCTCAAAAAGGAACATAACGAGCCGTCCAGGATGGTCAGGGTGTTCTGTTACGGAAGCCTCCTGTATCTCTGCAACTGATTGTGTGTGGGGATTTCTTGTTATAACGTATACACTGTCACCTTCCCGGAGATGTGATATATCCATTTATTTCTCCTCCTCCTGTGGTATGTCTTTTTTAATATTAGGTAAGGGGAAAGACAATATTCAACATGGCATTTGGTTAATTATGCCGTCGGGAAAAGAGTGATAAAGAATTTTACTGAAACGCAGAAAAACAGCACGCCCTTGAAGCAGGACGTGCTGTTTAATGATTTTTACTGATGATGATCTTTAGCTCTTAGCAGGGAAAAAATTCCCCTTTGAGTTATTTTTCTTTCTCATCGCTAAGATTGTGAGGGTCTTCAGGGTCGGTCCTTGGTGTACTGTGCGATTTTTGTTCTTCATTGCCGCTGTCAGCTGACTCCGTTGTTGTGTATAAGTTCATGCTGCTGTCGAGTGAAGAATTATCTGAACCGTTTGTGTCATTATTTTCAGGTGTCTGGGCCTGTTCTTTCAGTTTTGATTCCAGTAAAGTAACCCGCTCCTGCAGCTGCAGGAACTCGTCCCGTGGAACTAATTCAAAATCATCGATAAGCATGGTTCTGACAGAATCCTTTGAGCGGGACGACCATTTTGCTTCGGTTTCCTGTCCCTTTTTCATAAAACTGTCATACATCTCATCGGCTTCTTTCGGTGTAATCTTTCCTTTAGCAAGTAATTCGTCCAGATACTTTTCTGCACGTTCCTTTCCTGATACTGCGGCCCCCAGTCCCAGCAGAAATCCCTTTTTTAGCAGGTCGCTCATATTCTCGCCTCCTGATAAAGAATAAGTTTATCAAATAAGAAAGTATAAATTTTATTTCCAAGCCAATTGTCTAGCTCCAGCACCTACGAGCTCGAGGTCACTTCAGGCAGGCTACTACCTGAATTAGCATCTATGCTGCCTTGCGACGAGTAATCGCAGGAGCACTTGAAGCCAAAGAGCGGCTTCCGTAATGCTTCCTCGAGTAAGCTGTCCAACGAGCATAGCCTCTAGAAACTCTGCGAGTTGCCTCGACGGATACACTCCAGAGCTTTACTCGCAGAGGAAGAGGCAGTGCTTGGGCCTGCAGTTACTCGGCCCAAATTTACGCTTCGAAGCCGATGCAGGCCGCATTTGCTCCTGCGCCACTTCGTTTGCTCGTCGCAGGTAAAGAGTGTCGCTCGTGAGCAAGGCGCGTCCGCTTTTCTTAATTATTTTTCCGTTCCTCAGTTATCCAGTTTTTATGCTTCCTGAAAATGAGAATGACGGTTATCAATGATATTACAGCTGCACTTCCGGCAGTGAGCTGCATCAGTTCACTGCCAGTCCAGACGGCTAAAAAAACAAATACTAATGATATTAAGAAAGCAGAGAAAGAAAATGCGATCCCAAGAAGCAGGCGGTGATGATTAAAGCGGTGCCACTCTCTCGCTTCTTCAGACATCCGCTGATGTTCCGGAGCCTCAAGCCAGGCGTTTAAATTCCTGGGAACCTCCAGCAGCGGTTTGGCAGCTTCTTTTAACACCTGGTATTTGATATTCTCATCATTTTGACCTGTCTCTTCTACCCATTCCCGGACAATGGGTTTTCCTAACTCAATAAAATCAATTTCAGGGTCAACAATGGTCAGGACGCCTGTTGCGATGGAGGATGCCCGTATCAAAAAAGCATACTGTGCCGGAAGCTGGATAGGTTCTTTTCTTATGATTTCCTGAACATCACCGAGAACATGTTCGATTTTTTCCTCATCCGAAACTCCAGATGAGTCCTCCAGATAAGCTTCAGAAAGAGTCTTAAAAGTATCCTGCAGTTTCTTTTTGTCGGTATTGGGGAGGAGAAAGCCAAGTTTTTCAAGCTGGCCTATCACAAGAGGGTAGTCTTTTAAAACAAATCCCTGTATCATCCTGCGAAGCTGTAACGCATCCTCCCGTTTTATTTCACCGATCATTCCAAAGTCAATTATAATTATCCTGCCATTTTCATCAACAAGTATGTTCCCCTGATGAGGATCGGCATGGAAAGTACCATGGTGGAGGAGATGCCTGAAGATGAAGTCGTACAGTTCCTCGGCAATGTCCTTTCTGTTCAGCTGATGTTTATCAAGAAAATCAGTATCCGTGATTTTTGCTCCTTCAACCCATTCCATGACAAGAACACGTTTGGTGCATAGATTTTCATAAAAATCGGGGATATATATGCTCTCTGTATCCTGAAATCTCTCGCGAAAATCAAGCCCGTTTTTCATTTCTTTCGTATAATCGAGTTCATTTCCTATCGTTGTAACCATCTCTTTATGAAGAGCCTGCAGATTAACTTTTTTTCCAAAAGAAGTGAAACGTTCCGCAAGCCATAATACAATTTTCAGAGCCTTAAAATCTGTGTGAATGATTTTATCGATATTATGCCGCTGAATTTTTATAGCTACTTCGGTACCGTTATTCAGTGTTCCTTTATACACTTCACCGATAGAGGCGGAAGCGATAGGGTCCGCTGATATCCTCTGGAGA
Protein-coding regions in this window:
- a CDS encoding phasin family protein, which encodes MSDLLKKGFLLGLGAAVSGKERAEKYLDELLAKGKITPKEADEMYDSFMKKGQETEAKWSSRSKDSVRTMLIDDFELVPRDEFLQLQERVTLLESKLKEQAQTPENNDTNGSDNSSLDSSMNLYTTTESADSGNEEQKSHSTPRTDPEDPHNLSDEKEK
- a CDS encoding AarF/ABC1/UbiB kinase family protein — encoded protein: MKHRSLYRITVIVSMFVKFILQLYLFNKRNKNWDSVTHEKWTNLLKKQAKEYREKSISLGGLMIKVGQFLSTRGDIFPEAFINELDDLSDQVPPVPPEISMEILEGEWGRKKEDHLQRISADPIASASIGEVYKGTLNNGTEVAIKIQRHNIDKIIHTDFKALKIVLWLAERFTSFGKKVNLQALHKEMVTTIGNELDYTKEMKNGLDFRERFQDTESIYIPDFYENLCTKRVLVMEWVEGAKITDTDFLDKHQLNRKDIAEELYDFIFRHLLHHGTFHADPHQGNILVDENGRIIIIDFGMIGEIKREDALQLRRMIQGFVLKDYPLVIGQLEKLGFLLPNTDKKKLQDTFKTLSEAYLEDSSGVSDEEKIEHVLGDVQEIIRKEPIQLPAQYAFLIRASSIATGVLTIVDPEIDFIELGKPIVREWVEETGQNDENIKYQVLKEAAKPLLEVPRNLNAWLEAPEHQRMSEEAREWHRFNHHRLLLGIAFSFSAFLISLVFVFLAVWTGSELMQLTAGSAAVISLITVILIFRKHKNWITEERKNN
- a CDS encoding transcriptional regulator SplA domain-containing protein, which codes for MDISHLREGDSVYVITRNPHTQSVAEIQEASVTEHPDHPGRLVMFLFEEYFPLTDDSAIFTTEEEAQKMYNVYFGDETLQCDWQI